The segment cttttgtttatgtTGTCAGCTTACTATGGCCTTCATATAAACTGTGGTGGTGATGAACTAACAATCAACGGGACCACGTATGAAGCGGATAATTCAGGTAGCATCTACTATGACAGTAGAAAAGGTTGGGTTTCTAGCAACACCGGGAACTTCATGGATGATGAACGGCGTCACCAAGGAGTAACCACGTGGAAAAATACAACAGAGCTTAAGATAGCAGAGCCTAGGCTTTATACACATGCCCGTCTCTCCGCCATTTCCCTCACTTACTATGCATTTTGTCTTGGAAATGGAAGCTATACAGTTAAACTTCATTTCGCTGAAATTATGTTTAGTGACAATGAAACCTATACCAGTTTGGGGAGACGATTCTTCGACATATACGTTCaggtaatgtttttttttcaacactGGTTTATTATAATGTTACAATGATGAGAAATGTTagtctataatattttaatgcttATAGATATTGGGTGTGTATGTGTGGTAATTGTGCAGGGTAAACTTGAGGTTAAGGATTTTGATATTATGAGTGAGGCAAAAGGTGCTGGAAGAGCTGTGGTTAAGAGTTTTGGGGTCATGGTTACAAATGGGACGTTGGAGATAAGATTGTTTTGGGCTGGTAAAGGAACTCAAGCTATTCCTAAAAGAGGTTCATATGGCGCTCTCATATCAGCTGTAGCAGTAGAGCCAAGTATGCTTTACTAAACCCAAAGCTAACCTTTTTGTCGTCGTTGTTGTCTCTTCTTGACTTTATCGTCCATGATATTACTATAGATTTCACTGTTGGTAGAAACTGGGCCGGGGTTGGTGGTGCAGTCGCTTCGGCGGTGTTTCTTGGGCTTTTAATCGTTGGTATTTTACGGTGGAAAGGTTGCTTGAGACGCAAGAGTCAGATGGAGAAAGGTATTTATAACAGACTTatacctttaaaaaaaatcctttttGAGTTGAAAGTCTATGCATCTTCCAAAAATCTAACggtgtttcttctttcttttttttgactaatTGGTGTTTTTTCTTTCAACTTTAGATTTCAAGAACTTGGATTTCCAGATTAGTTCcttctccttgaagaaaatCAAAGTTGCTACAGACAACTTTGATCCAGCAAACAAGATAGGAGAAGGTGGCTTTGGTCCTGTGCACAAGGTTAGTAGCATCATAATGTTACTGACATTGTTTGTTATGAGATAAGAAGAAAAGATGAACTAAAGGTTTGTCCATTGTTCTGAATACAGGGAAAGTTACCTGATGGAACCGTGATCGCGGTGAAGCAGCTATCGTCTAAATCAAACCAAGGGAACAGAGAGTTCTTGAACGAGATTGCTATGATCTCAGCACTACACCATCCACATTTGGTTAAACTATATGGATGCTGCGTGGAAGGTGACCAGCTCTTGCTAGTCTACGAGTACCTAGTAAACAATAGTCTCGCAAGAGCACTTTTTGGTCCTCCAGAGACTCAGATACGACTAGACTGGCCGATAAGGCAGAAGATTTGCGTTGGTATAGCTAGAGGATTAGCTTTTCTCCATGAGGAATCAAGACTCAAGATTGTGCACAGAGACATCAAAGCCACTAATGTCTTGCTGGACAAGGAACTAAACCCGAAGATTTCGGATTTCGGTCTTGCTAAGCTTGATGAAGACGAAAACACACACATGAGCACACGAGTCGCAGGAACATAGTGAGCCACTCAACCAATCAATCACAAAGAAGAAGTTTCAGCTTTGTTTAGATTTCTTGTAACCGAAGCAATCTTTTGTTGTGCAGCGGATACATGGCTCCAGAGTATGCAATGAGAGGTCATTTGACAGATAAAGCGGACGTCTACAGCTTTGGCATCGTGGCTATAGAGATCGTTCATGGAAGAAGCAACTCGAGCGCACGTACCAAAGATAAGATCTTCTACCTTATTGACTGGGTAAGTTATCTTCTTTGCCTGTAGAACcttaaaccctaaccctaaatcAAGAGCTTGAATCCTGATTTATTCCACAGGTACACGTTCTAAGGAAGGAAAACAAGCTGATGGAACTAGTAGACCCGAGGCTTGGAACAGATTACAACAGAGAAGAAGCAATGAAGATGATCCAGATTGGTATCCTCTGCACCAGTCTAGTTCCGTCGGACAGACCGTCTATGTCGACGGTGGTGAGCATGCTCGAAGGACACTCCACGGTGGATGTTGAGGAGCTTCTTGAAACTTCGTTCAGTAGGGGAAACCAGAAAGACGAAGAGAGCGTGAGGGCGATGAAGAAGCATTTCGCGATGATGGGTGGACATGAGAGGACGAATGCGACGGAGCATACTTCCACCACCGACGGACCATCCACGTCGTCTTCTACGTCCACGGCCAACGCCGGTGATCTATACCCTGTTAAGCTTGATTCTGCTTATTGGAACTCAAGAGGTTGAACATGTTTCTTCGTAAACAAgacaaaaattaattatggAGCAAGTAATTATGACTCTCTTTAAAGTTCGTTTTTAAtgtttgaattataattatttttattatttttatgtaagaCGATTTGAAGGTTACGTTTGAAACagaatatgaatatattaagagattaagcTGGTCCAAAACAATTTAGATGAAGTAATGCGAGTGAAGACAAAATATTGTTGTTCTGTTAACATCTTTGCTTATTAACATTTGAAGTATGGTTTGGCTTTTAGTTCTCGAAATAGAATCAATGGtgtggtttataaaaaaaatacagaaatttcagttaaactagattctgacccgcctttcagagggcgggtatattttttgttgaaaaaattaattttatgtcatgaatatttttatccttgataaattatattttgttaagaattttatgaaatttatctaaaattattgtatgaattatttttgttattttaaatatgaccaaaattttgaagactCCAAATAATTctgacccgtattatgatttttgtttattaacaTGCTGTTAAACTTGTGAATTATTTCacagtgattttatttttagtattttaatttaaataaaaagtttaatatttttaaactattttttttgtccTAGACCCGTTATGTATTgataaaatctgtttttgtgtattttaaaaagtttatatgatttttttattttaaataaaactatttttttaaatatttgagaaCATTCGGGTCTTCAGaatctagattctgacccgccctttcaaaatgacatgtatatttttttgtttaacttttttctagatatttaattgtaatacttgtgtttttttcttaatcatatttttttgtagtcaTATATGTCTATGGGTCCGCATTCTTCGGTTCCTGAAAATTTAGATCCATATAGATATCTATAGTTTTTCAGGTCTACTCGGCCCGGATCTTGTCGAACTCTTGTCGGTTCAGGTATATAATTCTAATATCCGTAAAACACTcgtaattttagttttattttggaTTCGGGTTGATTTGGGTATATAGGACCCGAAAAAGACCTGACATATCCAAACTGAATTTGAAAACTCGAAAAGTACTTGCAAATCCTAAAAATACCTGGAGAAAATATATCTGAAACTTACCCAAAATCagatccgaaaacccgaaagGTATCTCAAATTTTATCCGAAcacccaaattatattttttggagaTCTAAAATTTACCCGAAACCTGAAATTATACCTAAAAACCTGAACccgaaacttaaaaaaaatatctgaaatatccaaaatacaCACAATCATCCAAATTTacctaatatataataatttttgagtATTTCGAATACCCGATTGGGTCTCTTGTAGGACGTAGATCCAAACCGAGACTCGTGGGTCCCCATAAAAAAGatccaataaatattttagcatAGACTCGGATCTGAACCTGTATTTTCGGATCCGTTCTAGTTTAGTTTTTCGGGTCCGGTAAAATGTTAGACCTATATTAGATCTTGATCTGTGCTTGAAGCGCATATATAgtgttgttttgtatttttttctgtaaatatgtctgaaattaattattactattttattattaaatttctaatcataaatttatgaatacaaattgaagatttattttaaaatttaaatatactaatttttagtttgttaaaaatattgcaatacaaactataaataatatacatatatatatacatacaattATGCTAAATTATAACACATACCataaaaccataattttatataagaattGTAATAgcatatttttagtaaaatagtCTAAACTGGCCTAACTATATAATCCTAATAACCGTTAGTTACtttataaagttaaagttaCATATGTATGCAGTTAGTTACATACGTATGCAGTTATCGGCAGGATTGGTTCCTGATTAATGTGGGGAAGAAGAGGTGGTTACGttgatatataaaatgtaaaactagAGAAATGATTAAAGGTAAGCATCATGGATTTAAATAGATGGACATAACTtcatatcaattggtcatgctgaagaattaatagaatatatttcaGTCGGCTTATTGGGATACCAGAGCTAATATGACATCTTTTATATTTAGAGTCATATACATGttgctttgtttgttttttcttgtgaTGAACATAGTTTGTCATATTATTTATGATTTCATGACTGTGTAATTATATATAGAAACAATTATATCTACAtatatttatgatataatttgattacttttttgttttaagtttttttaagtttttgttttgtgttattGCATACTGAATTGAATTTTTATGTTGAGTCAAATGGTAACATATGAATTTTCTTATTTGGCTTATTAATATTGCCTTTTTTGTTTCTGCTTTACAATTTCTATCAAAGATGTTAGATTGTTagtatgatattatttttaatttttaattgatattatgaaggtttttttatttaattttaatattatatttaattttatttttttaatataattggtAGATCGAACCAAGAAATCCGAGAATATTTAAAAGAATTTCagatatccaattttttttttggatcaaagtAAATTACAAATACAAATGTTTGTTTGAGAGTAGCGGACCACAAATACTTTTCTGGATATTCTCTCCGAGCCCAAAACCTATTTTCAATACGTTTCATGATTGATTTAATATGAGTTATTTGGCTTAATTACTAACCATACCGATTAATCtgatctattaatttagggattatctactatttaaagttctcatttaaattttggactctttcatagttgttgctagaatatatcatgcctcctatacaatgcaacctaccaacttaaattaaaccaaatcttaaccaacatagattagttaaacctaaccagtaacacttttataatatttttggttaatctcttaatataattagatcatataaaactgaaccactcttaaatcaacaagttccatatcattccagacataagaaaaaaaatatccgactcatttacaacgtaagcatacaaagaccgtgtatgcttatgctcattgatcttccaaaaaccaaataattgtggcatagaccaacataggctcatgttcgtatcactaactttacttccatatatttactcttcacctataTCATATCataacatacacagttatgcaagaacatgattttttttggttcaaacaaccaaataatagtggcatatggtcagtaaattttttaaatatgtttttttatatattacattttacgagattatgtgtataagttttttttttgaaaaatggcataactatgtgtataagttaaaagataaaaggtgtgacaaggtaaattattatactaaaaatgaaagaaaattaaatacaaactaataacaagtacaacacaaattataacactattaaattctatatatatttaataaaatattatatatatgtctaatatgtatatatatatataaatgttacacaaaatatatataatattatatacacatattatatatactatatattattaattgaaatttgacaaatcaatttccgccctttagggcgggtcctaatctagtttggATTAAATAAGATAGAATCTATTGTTGTTTTTTCAACATCTGTTTCTATTGACAAATGATTGGTTtgtatttgtttaatatatgaTCCATCTGTACTGTCATTTAGGAAACTACCCTATACAAGATTACAAGTTTACAACTAAAGCTAATGGAATAATCAAATAACAATTAATATGTCCACGGATTTTCACAGGGGAGCACCGGCAAATGTAAATCAttttaaacaaaacacaaaagaaactattcacaaaatatttatggtgcGAACAAACCGACTGATTCAAGGAAAGAAAACTGAAGCATGAACACAAAGTAAATCGTAGAAATAAGTATTGcacttaaataaaataaatattgcaCTTAAGCCATATcgttaaattatttaaatacgTAAATATGTTACtataattaaaaccaaaatcaaaaaattaattattagtaAATCACGTCACTAAATATATACAAAGAAATGCTGagatttgattttaaaatttcctACCAAAGCAAATTTGGCGTTATAGTTCATATATTGACTCGTAAAAATAGACAGCAAAAAAATTCTCTTAATATGACAAGAAttacatacataatatatatagatgcgTGGGTGTATAAAACCCCATTTGCGTATTTGAATATCTCTCTCCTATCTCTTCTGTGCTGAGATGGGTTTAAAGGATAACGTCACTTCTTATGGCTCTGCATTAGTGTTATCGCTTTTtccgcttcttcttcatcttcttcaccaaGCAGAAGGATGTGATATGTTCACGGGACGGTGGGTGAAGGACTCTTCCTACCCTCTCTACGATCCCTCCACGTGTCCTTTCATACGACGCGAGTTCGCTTGCAAGAGAAATGGACGGCCGGATCTCGATTACCCTACTTTCAGATGGCAACCTCAGGACTGCAAATTAGCAAGGTATCATCAATTACTAATCTATATTAGTACTTTcgttaattatttaaattgttttgttgtttcaaGATATATTGAATCAAGGTATCATTATGAAATACTAGATTCtttctccgcgctacgcgcggaaaagtGTGTTGATAGTTTATTTCCGATCATATGTTTCAATGTTTGTGTTTGGAATGAGAGTGTTGTGTATTTTTCAGCAATGAGAAAGTTAATGCATTATTTAGGAGTACTCAATTCGGTAAAGCAAACCAATTATAATCGAACCTAGCCGAGATTAAAAAGTGGTTTTAATTTGGTAATCCATAATATACCGCATAGATGTGATTTTTAAGAAACCGTGCTATCCAGAATATTCCGAATATACGTGgtttacttaattttttataatgattatttaaatattttgttcctCCAAAACCTGAGTCATCTGCATTTATTAAATGGAACACACTTATTTACAtagttagatatttatatactttGGCCGAAGATATTTTCAAACCCCTAAAATTTTTCTTTAATGTCTCATTCGACATAGGAGTATCCTTCGTGCAGGCGCCTGGACCAGAATACAAACTCTCCCtccaacatatttttaattttcggCCATTTTCCGTTCTACTAATGTATTTTCggctatatttttaatttttggttttactaaatttatttaatttttagtgtAATATAACAATGTTTCGTTAATGAtttaaacatatagtttcattttcataaataattaatttatatacatactaTTCATATAAGTAGAAATAAAacgttgttttattttttttattgaaaatgtaatacatcattattttttacacttctataaattttgataatatttaataatattgttaaattaaaattagatcAATGAAATTTAGTTAATGTATAAAAggtaaaatcaattttttcttactttatacACAAAACACATATGATAAAACAGAAAATCATAAATGAAACTTATACATATGATAATAGATGTGACTAAAACAATAATCATCCAAATAATTCGTACACTGAATCTCTATCTCTTGAATAGTCTAAGAATATTTGTTTTGGCTTGAaacatcaataaaaaaataactccACGAAACTTCTAACCATTTTGCTTAAACCAAAAGATAACTAAATAAGTCTCTACCTCTCGTTAGAAACCAGAATGTACTAATGAGTTAAAGCCTGAAACACCGCATACTCTTTTGTATCATATGGCTATTTCGAAAACGCTTTTTCTAGAACGCAGGAAAAAAAGATTCTCATGCATTTAGAAAACCAGAATATACtcatatttaatttgaatacaAAAATAACTTAAACAATACCAGTTTCCTGAGCAAGGGGAATCGGTGAGAAGCTTTTGGTTTGAGAAAGGTGTTGGAGATCTCCAGCGTAATAAAATTAGATGGCCTAAGTAAACCTATTGTCCTTTATAAAAACGATATTTGCATATACGTAACTGTGGGAGACTTCCTAAAGTATAAAATCCTCAATATCttaattagttatttattttagaaaacacaaagACACATCATTTTGCCTTACTTAGATTTAGTGAAATTGGTGGTgctgtttattatttttattttcgttgGTATAAATCAAATGAAATGTATAAAGATTAATTGCGTAAATTGATTT is part of the Raphanus sativus cultivar WK10039 chromosome 5, ASM80110v3, whole genome shotgun sequence genome and harbors:
- the LOC108856734 gene encoding probable leucine-rich repeat receptor-like serine/threonine-protein kinase At3g14840, with product MSLNRFLFPCFILISLFLSDFASSQSTLPKDEVDILRAIATTLKKSNWNFSVDPCDVTSSDGGWRNLNASKGCADAVTCKCTSTGCHVTSVVLQAQSLQGSLPKEFAGLPFLQEIDLSRNYLNGSIPPEWGTLPLVNISLLANRITGPIPKEIGNITTLANLTLESNQISGNLPPELGNLKNIERILLGTNYLTGAIPSTFSKLTTLTDFRISDNQFTGAIPDFIQNWTKLGKLAIQASGLVGPIPSAIGTLVNLTDLRISDLNGPSSPFPPLQNMTSMKTLIIRNSNLTGELPAYLASLKTLKLLDLSFNNLSGPIPAAYKDIRNVDNIYFTNNMLSGQVPKLMVDNGDKIDLTYNNFSKDATTSQCYTEKANLFSSTSPLVAKNYSSDVYCLRNICPKTYYGLHINCGGDELTINGTTYEADNSGSIYYDSRKGWVSSNTGNFMDDERRHQGVTTWKNTTELKIAEPRLYTHARLSAISLTYYAFCLGNGSYTVKLHFAEIMFSDNETYTSLGRRFFDIYVQGKLEVKDFDIMSEAKGAGRAVVKSFGVMVTNGTLEIRLFWAGKGTQAIPKRGSYGALISAVAVEPNFTVGRNWAGVGGAVASAVFLGLLIVGILRWKGCLRRKSQMEKDFKNLDFQISSFSLKKIKVATDNFDPANKIGEGGFGPVHKGKLPDGTVIAVKQLSSKSNQGNREFLNEIAMISALHHPHLVKLYGCCVEGDQLLLVYEYLVNNSLARALFGPPETQIRLDWPIRQKICVGIARGLAFLHEESRLKIVHRDIKATNVLLDKELNPKISDFGLAKLDEDENTHMSTRVAGTYGYMAPEYAMRGHLTDKADVYSFGIVAIEIVHGRSNSSARTKDKIFYLIDWVHVLRKENKLMELVDPRLGTDYNREEAMKMIQIGILCTSLVPSDRPSMSTVVSMLEGHSTVDVEELLETSFSRGNQKDEESVRAMKKHFAMMGGHERTNATEHTSTTDGPSTSSSTSTANAGDLYPVKLDSAYWNSRG